A single window of Dermacentor albipictus isolate Rhodes 1998 colony chromosome 1, USDA_Dalb.pri_finalv2, whole genome shotgun sequence DNA harbors:
- the LOC139048734 gene encoding uncharacterized protein: MPISTRSTASPQALASSSVETTSTMESALHQLRRKPICSSARKQWPPSACKQQRQLGRLTEGCPTFRMAAVRGSASANWLARSSARASSLMLSVMATARTGCRLPLLLVRDLSSLQARGPLDLPSMAEAPPAPGLASAAGICTSVLGPMLCLARPDCSTLHTAPGGTNVEQVEVRSGGIWLGRALNGGSLSTIHDGAQEVTAIFQLAAVLPEQGPVCDVSS, encoded by the exons atgccgataagcaccaggagcacggcctcaccgcaggccttggcctcttccagcgtggagaccacgtccacgatggagtccgcactgcatcagctccgccggaagcctatctgctcatcggccagaaagcaatggcctccatcagcttgcaagcagcagag gcagctaggcaggctgacggaaggctgccctaccttcaggatggctgcagtgcgtggttcagccagcgcaaactggttggcgaggagctccgcaagggcctcttcgctgatgctcagcgtgatggccacggcgaggacaggttgtaggcttcctctcctgctggtgagggatttgagcagtctccaagccaggggtcccctggacctgccctcgatggcagaggctcctcctgcgccgggcttggcgtctgcagcgggcatctgcacgtctgtactcggtccaatgctctgccttgcccgtccggattgctccacgctccatacggcgcctggaggcacgaatgttgagcaggtggaggtccggagcgggggtatctggttgggtagagcactgaacggtggcagcctgagcacaatccacgatggcgctcaggaagtcacggccatcttccaacttgctgcagtgcttccggaacagggaccagtctgtgacgtaagttcttga